From Nitrospirota bacterium, the proteins below share one genomic window:
- a CDS encoding branched-chain amino acid ABC transporter permease: MFTQQLINGLALGAVYALIALGYTMVYGILQLINFAHGEVYMLGAYLGIIVLGVLTYLGLTAYSLPMSLLLTVIISMAFCAAYGAVIERVAYRPLRNASKLAPLISAVGMSIILQNFVMLAQGKEYKNLPPMLPSEGFTIFGANVSPVQIFILSASVLIMAGLHLFVARTRLGKAMRATSQDKVMAGLVGIDINQVISITFMIGSALAAVAGVMVTLYYGVVHFFMGYLAGIKAFTAAVLGGIGSIPGAMLGGFMLGLIENFGASYISSVYKDAFTFLVLIIVLVIRPSGLLGEKSVDKV, encoded by the coding sequence ATGTTCACCCAGCAACTCATAAACGGCCTTGCCCTTGGAGCGGTGTATGCACTCATCGCCCTCGGGTACACCATGGTCTACGGCATCCTCCAGCTCATCAACTTCGCCCATGGCGAGGTCTATATGCTCGGCGCGTATCTCGGAATCATCGTCCTCGGCGTACTGACGTACCTGGGGCTTACGGCATACAGCCTGCCGATGTCACTCCTGCTCACGGTCATCATATCCATGGCATTCTGCGCCGCCTATGGCGCGGTCATTGAACGCGTTGCCTACCGGCCTCTCAGAAACGCATCAAAGCTTGCGCCGCTTATCAGCGCCGTGGGAATGTCGATCATCCTCCAGAATTTTGTGATGCTTGCCCAGGGAAAGGAATACAAGAACCTGCCGCCCATGCTCCCCTCGGAAGGTTTTACCATTTTCGGCGCCAATGTTTCGCCTGTTCAGATATTCATCCTTTCCGCATCGGTCCTGATCATGGCCGGTCTCCACCTTTTTGTTGCGAGAACACGACTGGGCAAGGCCATGCGCGCTACATCGCAGGACAAGGTCATGGCCGGACTCGTGGGCATCGATATCAACCAGGTCATTTCGATCACCTTCATGATCGGCTCCGCGCTTGCGGCCGTGGCGGGGGTCATGGTTACGCTCTATTACGGGGTCGTGCACTTTTTCATGGGCTATCTGGCGGGCATCAAGGCCTTCACCGCGGCCGTGCTTGGCGGCATCGGCAGCATCCCCGGCGCCATGCTCGGCGGGTTCATGCTCGGGCTGATCGAGAACTTCGGAGCGAGCTATATCTCGAGCGTGTATAAAGATGCTTTTACCTTTCTCGTTCTTATAATTGTGCTCGTCATCCGTCCCTCGGGACTGCTGGGGGAAAAGTCAGTGGATAAGGTTTAA
- a CDS encoding IMP cyclohydrolase — protein MSDLKKMYKTIMSDNFPPEMTITFGEQKLVYRKRTWKLADEGSGELIEKGLRYGENPDQQAAMYELVKGNLMLAGARFIDPGNGLVSAITEEQMVQAGKHPGKTNFTDLDNALNILKYLMDRPAATIMKHNNPCGAAYGKTVAEAYERANMADRIAAFGGCLVVNRPMDKQTAEMANANYLEVVAAPDYEEGAVAILSKRKNLRIIKLEKISELSKYRDMSVVEFKALIDGGLIVQQSQKNAVRKKDDFKEAKALYKGKEYGIERKPTDREYDDMLFGWNVEQGITSNSVIYVKDGVTVGIGTGEQDRVGVAEIAIFKAYTKYADALCFRKYGIPYKTFELEAGQGKRDKGALKEIDEQAKKDRGGLIGSTMVSDAFFPFRDGVDVGIKEGITAIVQPGGSDRDFDVISACNEANPKVTMVFTGQRVFKH, from the coding sequence ATGTCCGATCTCAAGAAGATGTACAAGACCATCATGTCCGATAATTTCCCACCGGAAATGACCATTACCTTTGGCGAACAGAAGCTGGTGTACCGGAAAAGGACCTGGAAGCTCGCTGATGAAGGATCAGGGGAACTCATCGAGAAAGGCCTGCGCTACGGAGAGAACCCCGACCAGCAGGCCGCCATGTACGAACTGGTGAAGGGAAATCTGATGCTGGCCGGGGCACGGTTCATTGACCCGGGCAATGGTCTCGTGAGCGCCATCACCGAGGAACAGATGGTCCAGGCAGGCAAACATCCGGGCAAAACAAATTTCACCGACCTTGATAATGCACTTAATATCCTGAAGTATCTGATGGACCGCCCTGCGGCAACTATCATGAAGCACAATAATCCCTGCGGCGCGGCTTATGGAAAAACCGTGGCAGAAGCATACGAACGGGCAAACATGGCGGACCGCATCGCGGCGTTCGGCGGCTGTCTTGTGGTCAACCGCCCGATGGATAAGCAGACCGCCGAGATGGCGAACGCGAACTATTTAGAGGTCGTCGCGGCTCCGGATTATGAAGAAGGCGCCGTCGCGATCCTATCAAAGCGCAAGAACCTGCGCATCATCAAGCTCGAAAAGATCAGCGAGCTTTCCAAATACCGCGATATGAGCGTTGTGGAGTTCAAGGCGCTTATCGACGGAGGTCTTATTGTTCAGCAATCCCAGAAAAACGCGGTCCGTAAGAAGGACGATTTCAAGGAAGCAAAGGCGCTGTATAAAGGCAAGGAGTACGGGATCGAAAGGAAGCCGACGGACAGGGAATACGATGACATGCTGTTCGGCTGGAATGTGGAACAGGGGATCACCTCGAATTCGGTCATCTATGTAAAAGACGGCGTCACCGTCGGCATCGGAACCGGCGAACAGGACCGGGTGGGTGTTGCCGAGATCGCTATCTTCAAGGCCTATACGAAATATGCGGACGCGCTCTGCTTCAGGAAATACGGGATACCCTACAAAACATTCGAGCTGGAGGCCGGGCAGGGGAAACGGGACAAGGGCGCGCTCAAGGAGATCGATGAGCAGGCCAAAAAGGACAGAGGCGGCCTCATCGGTTCGACCATGGTATCCGACGCTTTCTTCCCGTTCCGGGACGGCGTGGATGTCGGCATCAAGGAAGGGATCACCGCCATCGTGCAGCCCGGCGGATCGGACCGTGATTTCGATGTTATCTCAGCCTGTAACGAAGCAAACCCAAAAGTGACCATGGTGTTTACCGGCCAGCGCGTGTTCAAGCATTAA
- a CDS encoding CopG family transcriptional regulator, with translation MIRTQVQLTEEQSKALKKMASSRHLSIAELVRQGVDVVLRSNVVIDASEKRKRALAMVGKYRSGKRDISKEHDKHLAEVFSK, from the coding sequence ATGATACGAACGCAGGTTCAACTAACAGAAGAGCAGTCAAAGGCCTTGAAAAAAATGGCCTCATCGCGTCATCTCTCCATTGCCGAACTTGTCAGGCAGGGGGTGGACGTTGTTTTACGATCAAATGTTGTCATTGATGCATCTGAAAAGCGGAAACGAGCTCTTGCCATGGTCGGCAAATATCGATCCGGGAAACGCGATATTTCCAAGGAACACGACAAACATCTTGCCGAGGTCTTCTCGAAGTGA
- a CDS encoding PIN domain-containing protein, with translation MFIDTSAFFALLDKDDANHIKAKKAWTDILGFDNTIITSNYVLVECFALLQHRLGLEAVRGFQEDVLPIINVEWIKESTHRAAVSAVLAASKRKLSLVDCVSFETMRSSGIKTVFAFDPHFADQGFTCIP, from the coding sequence ATGTTTATCGATACATCCGCTTTTTTTGCGTTGCTTGACAAGGACGATGCTAATCATATTAAGGCGAAAAAGGCATGGACCGATATTCTTGGTTTTGATAACACCATTATTACTTCGAATTATGTCCTGGTAGAGTGCTTCGCCCTGCTGCAGCACCGTCTGGGCCTCGAAGCTGTCAGGGGTTTTCAAGAGGATGTTCTGCCGATCATCAACGTTGAGTGGATTAAAGAATCAACCCACCGCGCCGCTGTGAGCGCCGTTCTGGCGGCTTCAAAAAGAAAACTCAGCCTTGTAGATTGCGTCAGCTTCGAAACAATGCGTTCATCAGGTATCAAGACGGTATTCGCCTTCGACCCTCATTTTGCCGATCAGGGATTTACGTGCATTCCTTAG
- a CDS encoding patatin-like phospholipase family protein, with amino-acid sequence MPLTSNSGIGLALSGGAARGIAHIAVLDLLEQEGIPIHAIAGTSSGSIIGALYCAGMSVSEIRRVLLNAKWTDILKFTVPRTGLISSDGIFKFMEDILPVKKFSALPLPFAAVATDLRTGEKVAITTGSIAKAVQASCSLPVIFTPTEINNKILVDGGVSSQVPVRTVREELGIRKVIAVNVNFRALELEQFDNIVKIAAHLSALWASRNAREEEKLADVLIQVNARGIPLYDLSKSMELLRRGKKAAEEKMPEIKALL; translated from the coding sequence ATGCCTCTCACATCGAATTCGGGAATCGGACTGGCCCTCTCGGGCGGTGCAGCGCGCGGCATCGCCCACATCGCCGTGCTGGATCTCCTTGAGCAGGAGGGAATCCCCATCCATGCCATTGCCGGAACGAGCTCCGGCAGCATCATCGGCGCGCTCTATTGCGCCGGCATGTCGGTCTCGGAAATCCGGCGCGTTCTTTTGAACGCCAAATGGACGGACATACTCAAGTTCACCGTCCCCCGGACGGGACTCATATCAAGCGACGGGATCTTCAAGTTCATGGAAGACATCCTTCCGGTAAAGAAGTTCTCCGCCCTCCCCCTCCCCTTTGCTGCTGTCGCCACAGACCTCCGTACCGGAGAAAAGGTCGCTATCACCACGGGCTCGATCGCCAAGGCAGTCCAGGCGAGCTGCAGCCTTCCGGTCATTTTTACGCCCACGGAGATCAATAATAAAATACTCGTTGATGGCGGTGTTTCCAGCCAAGTGCCGGTCAGGACAGTACGGGAAGAATTGGGAATACGGAAAGTGATCGCGGTAAATGTGAACTTCAGGGCATTGGAACTGGAGCAATTCGACAATATTGTAAAGATCGCGGCGCACCTTTCGGCACTCTGGGCATCAAGGAACGCGCGTGAAGAGGAAAAACTCGCGGATGTTCTGATTCAAGTGAATGCGAGGGGAATTCCCCTCTATGATCTGTCGAAGTCGATGGAATTACTGAGGCGCGGCAAAAAGGCTGCTGAAGAAAAGATGCCGGAGATAAAGGCTTTGCTGTGA
- a CDS encoding CBS domain-containing protein, with the protein MPFFAGEIFVSEVTKKPVLDQTGEEIGKLKDVIVGLGEPFPAVTSVVISAGKDTYLIPWDMINLFNRRVISVNARRDVLKPAEVASSDILICRDLLDKQIVDINGAKLVRVNDLELGDVKGRLCLVAADIGLRGLLRRLGVEKRGEKFLALFKYKLQHKLISWTYVQTVEPKLTRLTLTVSRQKVSSLHPADLAEIISEVSQKERTAIFGSLDVDTAAEALHELEPRVQADIIDDMSKERASDILERMPPDEAADVLGDLPEAKAQELINLMEKEEAEDVQELMEHEDNTAGGLMTTEFLAFPPDMTVEEAIKELRLEAPNVETIYYLYILDQDEHVNGVVSLKNLILAMPHTLLSDIMLTPVKTLPLDADGNDVSEFISKYNLLAAPIVDENNVLRGIVTVDDVVDFLLPTASRKKRRKL; encoded by the coding sequence ATGCCCTTTTTCGCAGGAGAAATCTTTGTCAGCGAGGTCACTAAGAAGCCGGTTCTTGACCAGACGGGCGAAGAGATCGGGAAGCTCAAGGACGTCATCGTGGGTTTGGGCGAGCCGTTTCCCGCGGTAACCTCCGTGGTCATTTCAGCCGGCAAGGACACCTATCTGATCCCCTGGGACATGATCAACCTCTTTAACCGACGCGTCATTTCGGTGAATGCGCGCAGGGATGTCTTGAAACCCGCCGAGGTCGCATCGTCCGATATCCTTATCTGCCGGGACCTCCTTGACAAGCAGATCGTGGACATTAACGGCGCCAAGCTGGTGCGGGTCAATGACCTCGAACTCGGGGACGTGAAAGGCAGACTCTGCCTGGTTGCCGCGGACATCGGCCTCCGGGGTCTGCTGCGCAGGCTCGGCGTGGAAAAACGCGGGGAAAAATTCCTGGCCCTGTTCAAGTACAAACTCCAGCATAAACTTATTTCCTGGACCTATGTCCAGACCGTGGAACCCAAGTTGACGAGGCTGACCCTGACGGTCTCGCGCCAGAAAGTTTCGAGCCTCCACCCGGCGGACCTTGCCGAGATCATCAGCGAGGTCTCCCAGAAAGAGCGGACGGCCATTTTCGGCAGCCTTGACGTGGACACGGCTGCCGAGGCACTGCACGAACTCGAACCACGGGTCCAGGCCGACATCATCGACGACATGTCCAAGGAGCGGGCGTCCGACATCCTTGAGCGCATGCCGCCTGACGAGGCCGCGGACGTGCTCGGCGACCTGCCCGAGGCCAAGGCGCAGGAGCTCATCAACCTCATGGAGAAGGAGGAGGCCGAGGACGTCCAGGAGCTCATGGAGCACGAGGACAACACCGCGGGCGGTCTCATGACCACCGAATTCCTCGCATTTCCGCCGGACATGACCGTGGAAGAGGCGATCAAGGAGCTGCGGCTCGAGGCGCCGAACGTTGAAACGATCTATTATCTCTATATCCTGGACCAGGACGAGCATGTCAACGGCGTGGTGTCACTTAAGAACCTCATCCTCGCCATGCCGCACACCTTGCTGAGCGATATCATGCTTACGCCGGTCAAGACGCTTCCGCTGGATGCGGATGGAAATGACGTGTCGGAGTTCATATCGAAATATAACCTTCTTGCCGCGCCTATTGTCGATGAGAATAATGTCCTTCGCGGCATCGTGACCGTGGATGACGTGGTTGATTTCCTATTGCCGACAGCCTCCCGAAAGAAAAGAAGAAAACTATAG
- a CDS encoding divalent metal cation transporter, producing MVEWIKKLKDRRIFLILAVIGPGVIAGNAGNDAGGIATYSIVGAREGYGLLWVLVLITVALAVIQEMSSRMGVVSGKGFGDLVREQFGVKVTLAIMLLFIVANLTVTIAEFAGIAASMELFGVHKNISVPISAFLVWLVVVKGNFKQVERFLLLISMIYLTYVVSGVMSNPPWHEVARQIALPRIRMDRDYILLFITMVGTTITPYMQFYLQSAVVDKGVRIEDYKYVKFDVYAGAFMTIFIAFFIVLATGTILHPAGVIVDSAEEAAQALQPLAGPFASHLFAVGLLNASVLAAFVLPLATAYGLSEAFGWESGVNKSFREAPQFLGFYTAFIMIGAGVIMIPNAPLIKIMFLSQTVNGILLPFVLIIMLRLVNDPLIMGEYVNSKRMNIIAWITIAILIFLTVMLLVTSFAIS from the coding sequence ATAGTTGAGTGGATAAAAAAATTAAAGGACAGAAGAATTTTCCTGATCCTTGCCGTCATCGGACCCGGAGTGATCGCCGGAAACGCGGGTAACGACGCCGGCGGGATAGCCACGTATTCCATCGTCGGCGCCCGGGAGGGCTACGGTCTTCTGTGGGTCCTGGTCCTTATTACCGTGGCCCTGGCCGTGATCCAGGAAATGTCATCGCGCATGGGGGTGGTGAGCGGAAAGGGGTTCGGCGACCTGGTGAGGGAACAGTTCGGCGTCAAGGTAACGCTTGCCATTATGCTGCTTTTTATCGTGGCCAATCTCACCGTCACGATCGCCGAATTTGCCGGCATAGCGGCCAGCATGGAGTTGTTCGGAGTGCACAAGAACATCTCCGTTCCCATTTCGGCCTTTCTGGTCTGGCTGGTGGTCGTCAAAGGGAACTTCAAACAAGTGGAGCGGTTCCTTCTCCTGATCAGCATGATCTATTTGACCTATGTTGTGTCGGGGGTCATGTCGAATCCTCCCTGGCACGAGGTGGCGCGCCAGATCGCGCTCCCTCGCATCAGGATGGATCGCGACTATATTCTCCTCTTCATCACCATGGTAGGTACGACGATCACGCCCTATATGCAGTTTTACCTCCAGTCGGCGGTCGTTGATAAGGGAGTACGAATCGAAGACTACAAGTATGTCAAGTTCGATGTCTACGCCGGCGCTTTCATGACCATCTTCATCGCGTTCTTTATTGTCCTTGCCACGGGAACGATACTCCATCCGGCGGGCGTTATTGTCGATTCCGCGGAAGAAGCTGCACAGGCTTTGCAGCCTCTTGCAGGGCCGTTCGCATCACATCTGTTTGCTGTGGGTCTTTTGAACGCGTCGGTCCTGGCTGCATTTGTTCTTCCTCTGGCAACGGCCTATGGGTTGTCCGAGGCATTCGGATGGGAGTCGGGGGTTAATAAATCCTTTCGTGAAGCGCCGCAATTTCTGGGATTCTACACAGCCTTTATTATGATCGGAGCAGGGGTGATCATGATCCCGAATGCGCCGCTCATCAAGATCATGTTCCTGTCCCAGACGGTGAACGGCATTCTGCTGCCCTTTGTACTTATTATTATGTTGAGACTGGTGAACGATCCTTTGATCATGGGAGAATACGTCAATTCAAAGAGGATGAACATCATCGCCTGGATCACCATTGCCATTCTTATCTTTCTGACGGTGATGCTGCTTGTTACCAGTTTTGCGATATCTTAA
- the queC gene encoding 7-cyano-7-deazaguanine synthase QueC, producing the protein MKNELAVVLVSGGMDSCVAAAIANEEYRLAFLHVNYGQRTEARELQAFNEIADHYKAEKRLTVSIEHLKVIGGSSLTDTSIPVPELGSPQSAIHNPQSAIPNTYVPFRNAHLLSIAVSWAEVIGATKIFIGAVEEDSSGYPDCREVFYRAFNKVIEMGTKPETRIEIITPLIHLKKSAIVQEGMKRRAPLHLSWSCYQNNDRACGRCESCILRLKGFTGAGVDDPIPYEEIPHEHRS; encoded by the coding sequence ATGAAAAACGAACTCGCAGTGGTCCTCGTGAGCGGCGGCATGGACAGTTGTGTCGCGGCCGCCATAGCAAATGAAGAATATCGGCTGGCGTTCCTGCATGTGAACTATGGACAGCGGACCGAAGCGAGAGAACTGCAGGCGTTCAATGAGATAGCGGATCATTACAAGGCCGAAAAACGCCTTACGGTCAGCATCGAGCATTTGAAGGTGATCGGCGGTTCAAGCCTCACGGACACCAGCATTCCTGTCCCGGAATTAGGTTCTCCTCAATCCGCAATCCATAATCCGCAATCCGCAATTCCAAACACCTACGTCCCCTTTCGGAACGCTCATCTCCTTTCCATCGCCGTTTCCTGGGCAGAGGTCATCGGCGCAACGAAGATCTTCATCGGAGCGGTCGAAGAAGACAGTTCAGGCTATCCCGACTGCCGTGAGGTCTTTTATCGGGCATTCAATAAAGTCATCGAGATGGGAACAAAGCCGGAAACGCGGATCGAGATCATCACGCCCCTTATCCATCTCAAGAAGTCGGCCATCGTGCAAGAAGGCATGAAACGCCGCGCGCCGCTTCACCTGAGCTGGAGCTGCTACCAGAACAACGACCGGGCCTGCGGCAGGTGCGAGAGTTGTATCTTGCGGTTGAAGGGGTTCACCGGGGCGGGAGTGGACGATCCGATTCCGTACGAAGAGATCCCGCACGAGCACCGGTCATGA
- a CDS encoding DUF1858 domain-containing protein — MVTEKKTVTKDTLIGDVIRMSPAAKAVIEKYFGNGCFTCAGINVESLSFGSMMHNLDPNKIVAEVNAALEE, encoded by the coding sequence ATGGTTACGGAAAAGAAGACAGTCACAAAAGATACGCTTATCGGCGACGTGATACGCATGAGCCCCGCGGCCAAGGCGGTGATCGAGAAATACTTCGGAAATGGGTGTTTCACCTGCGCGGGGATCAACGTGGAATCGTTGTCCTTCGGCTCGATGATGCACAATCTCGACCCGAACAAGATCGTCGCTGAAGTCAACGCGGCTTTGGAGGAATAA
- a CDS encoding Crp/Fnr family transcriptional regulator: MMINLKKIDLFKNLSDEELKELEHYITAVPFKKKDDIFTEGDAPEWFYIVAKGKVKVTKISHDGKEIILEVISPYDIFGGVAVLRNFPYPANAVAMEDSEILKISRKNLMRLVDRFPNLMFCIALQLGDRMKSSFDSLKNIALERVEARIAALLLKLGNKVGVETPEGLMIDMRLTKQDVADMVGTTVETSIRTFSKFKKDGLVMDSDGKVIIKDRERLSALSS; the protein is encoded by the coding sequence ATGATGATAAATCTCAAAAAGATCGACCTCTTCAAAAACCTCTCGGATGAGGAACTCAAGGAACTGGAACATTACATCACCGCAGTTCCATTCAAGAAAAAAGATGATATCTTCACGGAAGGCGACGCGCCGGAGTGGTTTTATATCGTAGCAAAGGGAAAGGTAAAGGTGACCAAGATCTCCCACGACGGCAAAGAGATCATCCTCGAGGTCATCTCGCCGTATGACATCTTCGGCGGTGTGGCGGTTTTACGGAATTTTCCCTACCCGGCGAATGCCGTTGCCATGGAGGACTCCGAGATCCTGAAAATATCCCGGAAGAACCTCATGCGGCTTGTTGACCGCTTCCCGAACCTCATGTTCTGCATCGCGCTCCAGCTCGGCGACCGGATGAAAAGTTCCTTCGACTCGCTGAAGAACATCGCCCTCGAGCGCGTTGAGGCGAGGATCGCAGCGCTTTTGCTGAAACTGGGAAACAAGGTCGGGGTGGAGACGCCCGAAGGCCTGATGATCGACATGCGTCTCACCAAGCAGGATGTGGCCGACATGGTCGGGACCACGGTCGAGACCTCGATTCGCACCTTCAGCAAGTTCAAGAAAGACGGACTGGTGATGGATTCGGACGGGAAGGTAATCATCAAGGACCGTGAAAGGCTATCAGCGCTTTCGTCGTGA
- a CDS encoding MXAN_2562 family outer membrane beta-barrel protein produces MKNIIAFLILMFMILPSAAMAEDPILRQPHWSLEVKGGRFTPVLENWSQFYGKRSMPEYAATLAYKLVRQVEVGVGAGTLRGKGQSYAVRHGISVGNVTYELYPVNVFVLARGILNEDQWLVPYLGGGWTRMYYRQNIQDQGTVRGHADGYHIRGGLQFSLDYVDQSSSNRMFLDYGVYHTYFFIEAEYTRAIVRSVSTNLGGTAYLGGLLFEF; encoded by the coding sequence TTGAAAAACATTATTGCTTTTCTTATCCTCATGTTCATGATTCTTCCTTCAGCGGCAATGGCCGAAGACCCGATCCTGAGACAACCCCACTGGTCGCTGGAAGTAAAGGGCGGCAGGTTCACGCCGGTGCTCGAAAACTGGTCGCAGTTCTATGGGAAGAGAAGTATGCCCGAGTATGCGGCAACGCTGGCATACAAGCTTGTGCGTCAGGTCGAGGTCGGCGTCGGGGCAGGCACGCTCAGGGGCAAGGGGCAATCCTATGCAGTGCGTCATGGGATCTCTGTCGGCAACGTGACCTACGAGCTCTATCCGGTCAATGTCTTCGTCCTTGCGCGCGGCATTCTGAACGAAGATCAATGGCTGGTTCCCTACCTCGGCGGCGGCTGGACCAGGATGTACTACCGGCAGAATATCCAGGATCAGGGTACTGTGCGCGGCCATGCCGACGGATATCATATCAGGGGAGGATTGCAGTTCTCCCTGGACTACGTTGACCAGAGCTCATCAAACAGGATGTTTCTCGACTATGGCGTGTACCATACCTATTTCTTTATTGAGGCCGAATACACCCGTGCGATCGTGCGCTCTGTTTCGACCAACCTGGGAGGCACTGCCTACCTGGGGGGGCTGCTGTTCGAGTTTTAG
- a CDS encoding GNAT family N-acetyltransferase yields MRTRTGLIIPMRRSHREACAAITAASEPWKTLHERVDFSAYLARKQAYVCTIRDAPVGFILFTPEPVFARGGYIRAIGVAPDMRRQGIGRKLLAFAESRIARRCPNVYLCVSSFNRQGQAFYKGLGYARIGKLSGLIVPDASEYIYWKRLKTSS; encoded by the coding sequence GTGAGAACCCGCACTGGTTTGATCATCCCCATGAGGCGCTCGCATAGAGAGGCCTGCGCTGCCATCACTGCCGCCTCGGAACCCTGGAAAACACTGCATGAGCGGGTCGACTTTTCAGCATACCTTGCGCGCAAGCAGGCTTACGTCTGCACGATCAGAGATGCTCCCGTGGGATTCATTCTCTTCACGCCGGAACCGGTGTTTGCCCGTGGCGGTTATATCCGCGCCATCGGCGTTGCTCCGGATATGCGCAGACAGGGCATCGGCAGAAAGCTCCTCGCCTTCGCCGAGTCCCGTATAGCGCGACGATGCCCGAATGTCTATCTCTGCGTCTCGTCCTTTAATCGCCAGGGCCAGGCCTTCTATAAAGGACTGGGATACGCGCGGATCGGGAAACTTTCCGGCCTGATCGTTCCGGACGCCTCGGAGTATATCTATTGGAAAAGACTCAAGACGTCAAGCTGA
- the coaE gene encoding dephospho-CoA kinase (Dephospho-CoA kinase (CoaE) performs the final step in coenzyme A biosynthesis.), translating to MKGITMFFVGLTGGIASGKSLVARVFKDLGAHVIDADRIVHELLEPEQQACREVLDHFGKEILLPNGGIDRRKLGELVFNDPEKRAWLNSFLHPKVFNTYTVQVRHLQSRQPDILVILDAALLIETGYHRNMDRIVVVYADREQQIKRLSLRDKFTREQALARITSQMPLAEKRAHADYVIDNTGNREAAEAQAREVFLKLKQDAETTA from the coding sequence ATGAAAGGCATTACGATGTTCTTCGTTGGACTCACCGGCGGTATTGCGAGCGGAAAAAGCCTTGTTGCGCGGGTATTCAAAGACCTCGGCGCCCATGTCATCGATGCCGACCGGATCGTACATGAGCTGCTCGAACCCGAACAGCAAGCCTGCCGGGAGGTGCTTGATCACTTCGGCAAAGAAATCCTGCTGCCGAACGGCGGCATCGACCGCAGAAAGCTCGGCGAGCTCGTATTCAACGATCCTGAGAAACGGGCATGGCTGAACAGCTTCCTCCACCCCAAGGTCTTTAACACCTATACCGTCCAGGTACGGCATCTTCAAAGCCGGCAGCCGGACATCCTCGTCATTCTTGACGCCGCTCTTCTCATTGAGACCGGATACCACCGGAACATGGACAGGATCGTCGTGGTCTACGCAGACCGGGAACAGCAGATCAAGCGCCTCTCCCTTCGCGACAAATTCACGCGCGAACAGGCCCTGGCAAGAATAACGAGCCAGATGCCGCTCGCCGAGAAACGCGCGCATGCTGATTACGTCATCGACAATACCGGCAACCGGGAGGCTGCGGAGGCACAGGCTCGGGAAGTGTTTCTCAAACTGAAGCAGGACGCGGAGACAACAGCGTGA
- a CDS encoding M50 family metallopeptidase gives MMGKKILKILFGLSLVPFCLGFTWQFATTVFTVHYRPDTPYYFFAGGLIYLCIHVLFKKPVLTYVIGHELTHALFALLFGGSVKSIHASDRGGRVTITKSNFIITLAPYFFPLYTVLALILYWTARAADARGMAIDILVFLSGATFALHLILTLVFLQTDQNDIREEGAIFSYPLIFLFNIAFAAFLIKVYLADNMDYLGFLSGGIIRTGRLLLPFLQKGYAFIHAS, from the coding sequence ATGATGGGTAAAAAAATCCTGAAAATTCTGTTCGGCCTGTCGCTGGTGCCCTTCTGTCTGGGTTTTACCTGGCAGTTCGCGACAACGGTCTTCACGGTCCACTACCGGCCGGACACTCCCTATTACTTTTTCGCGGGCGGGCTGATCTACCTGTGCATCCATGTTCTCTTCAAAAAACCGGTCTTAACCTATGTCATCGGTCATGAGCTCACGCATGCCCTTTTCGCACTGCTCTTCGGAGGTTCCGTGAAATCCATCCATGCCAGCGACCGCGGCGGTCGTGTCACAATAACCAAATCGAACTTTATCATTACGCTTGCCCCCTATTTTTTCCCCCTCTATACGGTTCTTGCGCTCATCCTCTACTGGACAGCGCGCGCAGCTGATGCCCGGGGCATGGCGATCGATATTCTCGTTTTTCTGTCCGGCGCGACCTTCGCGCTCCACCTGATCCTGACACTCGTTTTTCTTCAGACCGACCAGAACGATATCAGGGAGGAAGGCGCGATTTTTTCGTATCCGCTGATCTTTCTGTTCAATATCGCATTTGCGGCGTTCCTTATCAAGGTTTACCTTGCAGACAACATGGACTATCTGGGTTTTCTCTCCGGTGGTATAATAAGAACCGGACGGCTGTTGCTTCCTTTTTTGCAAAAAGGATACGCGTTCATCCATGCCTCATAG